The DNA window TCGTACGGGTCGTCGACCCCGGTCAGACCGGAGATCTCGCCCGCGGCCTGCTTGGCGTACAGGCCCTTCACGTCCCGCTCGGAGCAGACCTCCACCGGGGTGGCCACGTGGACCTCCAGGTAGCCCGTCCCCGCGGCGGCGTGCCGCTTGCGGACGGCCTGGCGGCTGTCCGCGAACGGCGCGATCACCGGTACCAGCGCCTTGACGCCGTTGCTCGCGAGGAGTTCGGCGACGAAGCCGATGCGCTGCACGTTGGTGTGCCGGTCCTCGCGGCTGAAGCCGAGTCCGG is part of the Streptomyces subrutilus genome and encodes:
- the cysC gene encoding adenylyl-sulfate kinase, which produces MSVSDQGATVWLTGLPSAGKTTIAYALAERLRADGHRVEVLDGDEIREFLSAGLGFSREDRHTNVQRIGFVAELLASNGVKALVPVIAPFADSRQAVRKRHAAAGTGYLEVHVATPVEVCSERDVKGLYAKQAAGEISGLTGVDDPYEAPESPDLRIESHTQTVQESASALHALLTERGLA